Proteins encoded in a region of the Benincasa hispida cultivar B227 chromosome 2, ASM972705v1, whole genome shotgun sequence genome:
- the LOC120071431 gene encoding isochorismate synthase 2, chloroplastic isoform X2, translated as MSISKMTVSRSQNSATRQCVGFGQRVSRCRRIPAAVPWPGRGRRWVVGEVCQSAAMDGCGGDGGGTVGTIETRTFPAVQTAALATESLRRGVAKLKLEAPALTSGIIRLQVPIQQRIQAIDWLSSQPHLLPRTFFSGRSRSRAIDSAHNTSNGSHPFNHHHLLGAAGVGSAVVFHRLHCFSYNDWASIKRFLSKKCPLIRAYGVIRFDSRANISPEWEPFGSFYFMVPQVEFDEFEENSMLAATVAWDHACSWTWENAVESLQSTMEQVSSNNVNLQKDLPLIPIHSYTHVPSKTFWDRAVDRALQEIDRSNSELTKVVLARSTRIVTSVDIDPVTWVACLQKEGKNSYQFCVQPSNAPAFIGNTPERLFHREGLGIKSDALAATRARGRSPIEDIKIEHDLFSNPKDDLEFSIVRETIKKKLEAVCDAVVVEPHKSVRKLPRIQHLYAQLTGRLRSEEDEFEILSTLHPTPAVCGLPTNEARDLIAETGPVGWFGGGESEFAVGIRSALVKRGLGALIYAGTGIVKGSNPSSEWDELELKISQITRSLKLEVAQAPN; from the exons atgagCATTTCCAAAATGACTGTTTCTCGTAGTCAAAATTCAGCCACCAGACAGTGTGTTGGGTTTGGGCAGCGTGTGAGTCGGTGCCGCCGCATTCCAGCAGCCGTACCTTGGCCGGGGCGGGGGCGGAGGTGGGTTGTTGGGGAGGTTTGTCAGTCGGCGGCGATGGATGGGTGCGGAGGAGACGGCGGAGGCACCGTCGGGACAATTGAGACTCGAACTTTCCCGGCAGTTCAGACGGCGGCTTTGGCGACGGAGAGTCTGAGAAGAGGAGTGGCGAAGTTGAAATTGGAGGCACCGGCACTAACTTCAGGGATTATTCGACTCCAA GTGCCAATCCAACAACGCATTCAAGCAATTGATTGGCTCTCTTCTCAGCCCCACCTTCTTCCTCGGACCTTCTTCTCCGGCAGAAGCAGAAGCAGAGCCATTGATTCTGCCCACAACACTTCCAATGGCAGCCATCCCTTCAACCACCACCACCTGCTCGGCGCCGCCGGTGTGGGCTCTGCCGTCGTCTTCCACCGCCTTCATTGCTTTTCGTATAATGATTGGGCGTCTATAAAGAG gtTCCTGTCAAAAAAATGCCCCCTGATTCGTGCTTATGGAGTTATTCGCTTTGATTCACGGGCCAACATATCGCCTGAGTGGGAGCCCTTTGGATCGTTTTACTTCATGGTCCCTCAG GTTGAATTTGATGAGTTTGAAGAAAACTCAATGCTTGCCGCTACTGTTGCTTGGGATCATGCCTGTTCTTGGACTTGGGAAAATGCTGTCGAATCCCTTCAATCGACAATGGAACAG GTTTCTTCCAATAATGTAAATCTACAAAAAGATCTTCCACTGATACCCATACATAGCTACACTCACGTTCCTAGCAAAACATTCTGGGATCGTGCAGTTGACAGGGCGTTGCAAGAGATCGACAGAAGCAACTCAGAACTCACCAAG GTTGTACTTGCACGTAGTACCCGAATAGTGACGAGTGTCGATATCGATCCTGTTACATGGGTAGCATGTTTACAG AAAGAGGGAAAAAACTCTTATCAGTTTTGTGTTCAGCCATCTAATGCTCCTGCCTTCATAGGAAATACG CCTGAGAGACTGTTCCATAGAGAAGGACTTGGCATTAAAAGTGATGCCTTAGCTGCAACCCGTGCAAGAGGCAGATCACCTATTGAAGATATTAAAATAGAACatgatttattttcaaa CCCAAAGGATGACCTTGAGTTTTCTATTGTGAGGGAAACCATAAAAAAGAAGTTAGAG GCTGTATGTGATGCGGTAGTCGTTGAACCACATAAATCAGTGAGAAAACTTCCCAGAATTCAACATCTGTACGCCCAATTGACTGGCAGATTGAGAAGCGAAGAGGATGAG TTCGAAATTTTATCTACGCTTCATCCAACTCCCGCAGTCTGTGGATTGCCAACAAATGAGGCTCGCGATTTAATTGCAGAAACTG GGCCTGTTGGTTGGTTTGGAGGAGGAGAGAGTGAGTTTGCAGTAGGCATCAGATCAGCATTAGTGAAGAGA GGTCTTGGTGCCTTGATCTATGCGGGAACAGGGATAGTGAAAGGAAGCAATCCGTCTTCTGAGTGGGATGAATTGGAGCTCAAGATATCTCAG ATCACTAGGTCGCTTAAACTAGAAGTGGCTCAAGCACCCAATTGA
- the LOC120071431 gene encoding isochorismate synthase 2, chloroplastic isoform X1 → MSISKMTVSRSQNSATRQCVGFGQRVSRCRRIPAAVPWPGRGRRWVVGEVCQSAAMDGCGGDGGGTVGTIETRTFPAVQTAALATESLRRGVAKLKLEAPALTSGIIRLQVPIQQRIQAIDWLSSQPHLLPRTFFSGRSRSRAIDSAHNTSNGSHPFNHHHLLGAAGVGSAVVFHRLHCFSYNDWASIKRFLSKKCPLIRAYGVIRFDSRANISPEWEPFGSFYFMVPQVEFDEFEENSMLAATVAWDHACSWTWENAVESLQSTMEQVSSNNVNLQKDLPLIPIHSYTHVPSKTFWDRAVDRALQEIDRSNSELTKVVLARSTRIVTSVDIDPVTWVACLQKEGKNSYQFCVQPSNAPAFIGNTPERLFHREGLGIKSDALAATRARGRSPIEDIKIEHDLFSNPKDDLEFSIVRETIKKKLEAVCDAVVVEPHKSVRKLPRIQHLYAQLTGRLRSEEDEFEILSTLHPTPAVCGLPTNEARDLIAETEVFDRGMYAGPVGWFGGGESEFAVGIRSALVKRGLGALIYAGTGIVKGSNPSSEWDELELKISQITRSLKLEVAQAPN, encoded by the exons atgagCATTTCCAAAATGACTGTTTCTCGTAGTCAAAATTCAGCCACCAGACAGTGTGTTGGGTTTGGGCAGCGTGTGAGTCGGTGCCGCCGCATTCCAGCAGCCGTACCTTGGCCGGGGCGGGGGCGGAGGTGGGTTGTTGGGGAGGTTTGTCAGTCGGCGGCGATGGATGGGTGCGGAGGAGACGGCGGAGGCACCGTCGGGACAATTGAGACTCGAACTTTCCCGGCAGTTCAGACGGCGGCTTTGGCGACGGAGAGTCTGAGAAGAGGAGTGGCGAAGTTGAAATTGGAGGCACCGGCACTAACTTCAGGGATTATTCGACTCCAA GTGCCAATCCAACAACGCATTCAAGCAATTGATTGGCTCTCTTCTCAGCCCCACCTTCTTCCTCGGACCTTCTTCTCCGGCAGAAGCAGAAGCAGAGCCATTGATTCTGCCCACAACACTTCCAATGGCAGCCATCCCTTCAACCACCACCACCTGCTCGGCGCCGCCGGTGTGGGCTCTGCCGTCGTCTTCCACCGCCTTCATTGCTTTTCGTATAATGATTGGGCGTCTATAAAGAG gtTCCTGTCAAAAAAATGCCCCCTGATTCGTGCTTATGGAGTTATTCGCTTTGATTCACGGGCCAACATATCGCCTGAGTGGGAGCCCTTTGGATCGTTTTACTTCATGGTCCCTCAG GTTGAATTTGATGAGTTTGAAGAAAACTCAATGCTTGCCGCTACTGTTGCTTGGGATCATGCCTGTTCTTGGACTTGGGAAAATGCTGTCGAATCCCTTCAATCGACAATGGAACAG GTTTCTTCCAATAATGTAAATCTACAAAAAGATCTTCCACTGATACCCATACATAGCTACACTCACGTTCCTAGCAAAACATTCTGGGATCGTGCAGTTGACAGGGCGTTGCAAGAGATCGACAGAAGCAACTCAGAACTCACCAAG GTTGTACTTGCACGTAGTACCCGAATAGTGACGAGTGTCGATATCGATCCTGTTACATGGGTAGCATGTTTACAG AAAGAGGGAAAAAACTCTTATCAGTTTTGTGTTCAGCCATCTAATGCTCCTGCCTTCATAGGAAATACG CCTGAGAGACTGTTCCATAGAGAAGGACTTGGCATTAAAAGTGATGCCTTAGCTGCAACCCGTGCAAGAGGCAGATCACCTATTGAAGATATTAAAATAGAACatgatttattttcaaa CCCAAAGGATGACCTTGAGTTTTCTATTGTGAGGGAAACCATAAAAAAGAAGTTAGAG GCTGTATGTGATGCGGTAGTCGTTGAACCACATAAATCAGTGAGAAAACTTCCCAGAATTCAACATCTGTACGCCCAATTGACTGGCAGATTGAGAAGCGAAGAGGATGAG TTCGAAATTTTATCTACGCTTCATCCAACTCCCGCAGTCTGTGGATTGCCAACAAATGAGGCTCGCGATTTAATTGCAGAAACTG AGGTATTTGATAGAGGGATGTACGCAGGGCCTGTTGGTTGGTTTGGAGGAGGAGAGAGTGAGTTTGCAGTAGGCATCAGATCAGCATTAGTGAAGAGA GGTCTTGGTGCCTTGATCTATGCGGGAACAGGGATAGTGAAAGGAAGCAATCCGTCTTCTGAGTGGGATGAATTGGAGCTCAAGATATCTCAG ATCACTAGGTCGCTTAAACTAGAAGTGGCTCAAGCACCCAATTGA
- the LOC120071433 gene encoding hypersensitive-induced response protein-like protein 1 — translation MGNLFCCVQVDQSTVAIRERFGKFEEVLEPGCHCLPWFLGAQIAGNLSLRLQQLDVRCETKTKDNVFVNVVASIQYRALADKASDAFYKLSNTRSQIQAYVFDVIRASVPKLNLDDAFEQKNDIAKAVEDELEKAMSAYGFEIVQTLIVDIEPDEHVKRAMNEINAAARLRVAANEKAEAEKILQIKRAEGEAEAKYLSGLGIARQRQAIVDGLRDSVLGFSVNVPGTTAKDVMDMVLVTQYFDTMKEIGAASKSTSVFIPHGPGAVRDVASQIRDGLLQGASSSH, via the exons ATGGGTAATCTTTTTTGTTGTGTGCAAGTGGACCAATCCACTGTAGCTATCAGGGAGAGGTTTGGCAAATTTGAGGAAGTTCTTGAGCCAGGATGCCATTGCTTGCCTTGGTTTCTTGGAGCCCAGATTGCTGGCAATCTGTCTCTCCGGTTGCAACAATTGGATGTGCGATGTGAGACCAAGACCAAG GATAATGTGTTCGTCAATGTGGTTGCCTCTATTCAATATCGAGCATTGGCAGATAAAGCAAGTGATGCATTCTACAAACTTAGCAATACAAGGTCCCAGATCCAGGCTTATGTTTTTGATG TGATCAGAGCAAGTGTCCCAAAGCTCAACTTGGATGATGCTTTTGAGCAGAAAAATGATATTGCCAAAGCAGTAGAAGATGAACTTGAGAAG GCTATGTCGGCTTATGGCTTTGAGATTGTTCAAACTCTCATTGTTGATATAGAACCAGACGAGCATGTTAAGAGAGCAATGAATGAAATTAATGCTG CTGCTAGATTAAGGGTGGCAGCAAATGAGAAGGCAGAAGCAGAGAAAATTCTGCAGATTAAGCGAGCTGAGGGTGAAGCTGAAGCCAAGTATTTGTCTGGTTTGGGTATTGCTCGGCAGCGTCAAGCAATTGTGGATGGTTTAAGAGACAGTGTTTTGGGATTCTCTGTTAATGTTCCTGGGACAACGGCAAAGGACGTTATGGATATGGTGCTTGTGACCCAGTATTTTGACACCATGAAAGAAATTGGAGCTGCCTCTAAATCAACTTCTGTGTTTATACCTCATGGACCTGGTGCTGTTCGAGATGTCGCATCGCAAATTCGCGATGGACTTCTTCAGGGTGCCTCTTCTTCTCACTAG